GGCCGGATCGCCCTGGCCGACCCGGTCGACCGCTGGCTGCCGGAGCTGGCCTCGCCGTCCGTCGTCCGCACGCCGGCCGCACCGGTCGACGACGTGGTGCCGGCCGCCCGGCCGATCACCGTCTTCGACCTGCTCACCTCCCGTGCCGGGCACGGCTTTCCGGCGGACTTCTCGCTGCCGGCGGTCGGACTGCTGTTCAGCGTGCTGAAGCAGGGCCCGCCGCAGCCACAGGTGATCGCCCCGCCCGACGAATGGATGGCCGCACTGGCCGGCATCCCGCTGCTGCACCAGCCGGGCGAGGCGTGGCTCTACAACACCTCCTCCGACATCCAGGGCGTGCTGGTCGCCCGGGCCTCGGGCCGTCCGCTGCCGGAGTTCCTGGCGGAGCGCCTGTTCGAGCCGCTCGGCATGGCCGACACCGGGTTCGAGGTGCCGTCCGGCAAGCTCGGCCGGTTCACCGGCTACTACCGGACGGGCCCGGACGGCGGCCCGGTGCTGGTGGACGCCCCCGACGGGCAGTGGAGCAGCCGGCCGGCCTTCCCGTCCGGCGCCGGCGGGCTGGTCTCCACCGCCGACGACTGGTTGGCCTTCGCCCGGATGCTGCTCGCGGACGGCGTGGCCGCGCGGGCGTCCGGACCGGTGGCCGCGGGCGCGGCGGCGGGGCGCCGGCTGCTCTCGGCGGAGTCCGTCCGGCAGCTGACCACCGACCATTTGACCGCACGTCAGAAAGTCGACGGGGAGCTGTTCCTGGAGGGACAGGGCTGGGGTTTCGGCGGCTCGGTCGACGTCGAGGCGATCGATCCCTGGAACGTTCCGGGGCGGTACGGGTGGGTCGGCGGTACCGGTACGGCGGCGCACCTGACCCCGTCCACCGGCGCGGTCAGCATCCTGCTCGGTCAGCTGGAGATGGCCGGCCCGACCCCGCCCTCGCTGATGCGCGACTTCTGGCGGTACGCGGCCGACGCCTGAGACCGTGCCGACGCCTGAGACCGCGCCGCCATCACCGCGCCGGGCGGCCGTGGCCGTTGCGTCCGCCGGGCGTGCGGTGCACCCGTCACCCTGCCGGATGCTCGCCCTCGCCCCCGCCCGTGCGGCTGCCCTCGCCCTCGCCCCCGCCCGTGCGGCTGCCGAGCCTGCGGCGGGCCCGCTGGAGCAGGGCGCGCCCGGCCGGGCCGGCCGGGCCCTCGGCGCGCCAGGCGAGGACCAGGCGGCCGCGCAGGGGGGGCCGGTCGATGGTGATCACGTGCAGGTGATCGGCGCGGGCGGTGGCGAACGCGCCGGGCAGGATCGCCGCGCCCAGGCCGCGGGCGGCCAGTTCGGCGAGCAGTCCGGGGTCGCTGGCCTCGAAGGCGATCCGGGGCGCGAAGCCGACCGCCGCGCAGGCCTCGTCGAGCCGGGCCCGCAGGCCGGTGCCGCGCGGCAGGCTGATCAGCGGCCGGCCGCGCAGGGTGTCGATCGAGATGACCTGGTGGACGGCGAGTTCGTGGTCGTGGCCGACGGCGGCGACGATCGGCTGATCCTCCAGGACCAGCACGCCGAGGCCCTCCGGGTCGTCGCTGCCGACGCTGACGACCGCCGCGTCCAGGTGTCCGGTCCGCAGGCCTTCCAGGAGCTGCTCGGAGTTCGCCTCGGACAGGGTGATCTCCACCGCCGGGTGCGCGTGGTGGAAGTCCGCCAGCAGGCCGGGCAGATCGACGTTGTGCGAGGTCACCGTCCCGACCGCGACGTGACCCCGGAGCAGTCCGGTCAGTTCGTCGACGGCGAGCCGGACGCCTTGCACGGCCGCGAGCGCCGCCCGGGCGTACGGGAGGACGGCCGCGCCGACCTCGGTCGGGCGCACCGAGCGGCCGGAGCGGTCCAGCAGCTCCTGGCCCAGCTCGCGCTCGAGCCGCCTGATCTGCGCACTCACCCCGGGCTGGGCGACGTGCAGCTTCTCGGCGGCCCGGGTGAAGTTACCTTCCTCGGCCACCGTCACGAGGTATTCGAGCTGCCGCAGTTCCATAACCGATCATGCTAGTTCCCAGACTTTCCAGCTCTTGGACTTCTGATCAGCCGGACGCCAGGCTTGAGGTGAGCGAAAGGACACGACCATGACCGAGAACCGCACCCGCGCCACCACCCCGGAGGACCTGGCCCGCCTGTTCGTGGAGCGCGCCAACGCCCGCGACGCCGAGGGACTGGCCGAGCTCTACGCCCAGGACGCCGTCCTCGCCTACCCGGCGGGGGCCTCGACGGTCGGCCGGGAGGCGATCCGCGCCGTCTGCGAGCGGATGCTGGAGCACGCGCCGCTGCCCTTCCCGGTGGAGCAGCCGCTGCCGACGGTCCGCTACGGCGACCTCGCCCTCACCTCCACCCGTGACGCCGACGGCACCGGCGGCCGGGTCCAGGTCGCGCGCCGCCAGCCGGACGGGACCTGGCTGCGGATCATCGACCGTCCGGAAGTACCCGCCGCCGGGTGACCGGCCGCCCCCGTCGGGCGCCGGCCGCGCTCACCCCGGACGCGCTGCTCGCCCTGGCCGCCGCCGTCGAGCACCCCAGGGAGCACCCGCTGGCCCGCGCGGTGGTCGAGGCGGCCCGCGCCCGCGGTCTCGCCCTCGCCGCCGCTAGCGGCTTCGCGTCGACGCCGGGCGTCGGCGTACGGGCGGTGGTCGACGGCGTGGTGACCGAGGTCGGCGCCCCGGCCCGCGCGAGGTCCGGCGAACGCGCTGCGAAGGCGCCGACCGCGGGCCCGGACGGGACCCTCGCGGAGCCGGCCGAGGCCGTCGCCGAGCTGGAGGCGGCCGGTCGTACGGTCGTGGTGGTCCGGCGCGCAGGCGTCGTGGTCGGGGTCCTCGGCCTCGCCGACCGTCCGCGCGGGCAGGCGGCGGCCGCCGTGGCGGCCCTGGCCGCGCTCACCGACCGCCCGCCGGCGCTGCTCGGCGGCGACAACGCGGGGGCCACCGCGCGGCTGGCCGCCGAGGTCGGCCTCACCGACGCCCGAGGCGGCCTGCTGCCGTAGGAGAAGGCCGCCGCCGTCGGCGAACTGGCCGCCGCCGGGCACCGGGTGCTCTTCGTCGGGGACGGCGTCAACGACGCGCCCGCGCTCGCCGCCGCGCACACCGGCGTGGCGATGGGCCGGGCCGGCTCCGACCTCGCCCTGGAGAGCGCCGACGCGGTCGTCGTCCGGGACGAACTGGTGGCCGTGCCCGCGGTGGTGGCCCTCTCGCGGCGGGCCCGGCAGCTGGTGGTGCAGAATCTTGTGATCGCGGGGGTGTTCATCACCGTGCTGGTGACCTGGGACTTGATCGGCAGCCTGCCGTTGCCGCTCGGGGTCGCCGGGCACGGTCGGACGGCCGGTCACCGTCCGCCGACGTACCGGCCGGTGACCGACCTTCGGTGACCGACCCCCGGTGATCGAGCTTTCAGCGGTCGGGCTGCCGTACGGAGACCGACCGGACCACAACGAGCAGGGAGCCCCATGAGTCGTCGAAACCGCGCGGAGAAGGCGGCGCCGCCGTCCCCGGTGACCGTCACCGTCTGCCGGGGCTGCTGCTGCGGCACCGAGACCAAGCACCCGGGGGTGGACCACGGGGTGCAGCTGGAGCGGCTGCGCGCGGGCGTCGGCGGCAGTGGCCAGGTCCGGGCGGTGAAGTGCCTGGACGCCTGCGCGCACTCCAACGTGGTGGTGGTCAGCCCGTCGGCCGAGGGCCGGCGGGCCGGCGGCCGTCCGGTCTGGCTCGGCTGGGTGCTGGCGGACGACATGCTGGACGAGATAACCGACTGGGTCCGGGCGGGCGGCCCCGGCCTCGCCGACCCGCCGGGGACGCTCGACCTCCAGGAGTTCGCGGTGTCCCGCCGGCTCCGTGAGGGCCTGCCCGGCTGAGGTCCGGACCGCCCGGCCGGTGCGGGCCCGCCCGGGCCCGCACCGTGGGTGCGTCCGCCCGGCGGGACGCCAGGTCCGCCGACTTCGGTGCGGGGCCGGGTGTCGCGGGTCTACGCTGGCCGGTGGTGCCGGACGACGGAGGGATCACCATGGCCAGGACCACGCGGGACGCCGCCCACCCCGGCGGGGTGCCGCGGTGACCACGGTCTGCCGGATCTGCGCCGGCACCGGACGGACGGCCGGCCTCAGCTGCCGCACCTGCCAGGGCACCGGCACCACCGAGGTCGGCGGCGGTGGCGGCAACTGCTTCCTCTGCGACGGCACGGGCATCTACGTCCGCTACCGGGTCGACGCCAGCGGCGCCAAGCACGCCTACCGCGAAGAGGTCTGCCGTACCTGCGACGGCACCGGCAACCGCGCGCCGAGCACCTGGGACGAGACGATCTCGACGTAGGCCGCGGTCGGCGAGCCCCGGGCGGCCGCGGACCGCCCGGCCGCGGGCATCACCGCGCGCCGCCGTCCACGACCGCCGCCAGCTCGCCGGCCGACTCGGACGTCAGCCGGTAGAAGCCCTGAAGGCTGATCGAGTGCTCAAGGCGGCCGTCCACCACGTACTTCGCGGAGCGGGTCCGGCCCCGGCGGTTCTGCCAGGTCAGCCGCTCCAGCAGGTCACCGGGTACGGCCTGGTCCAGCCGGACGGGCGTCGCGTCCACGTGCACCGCCACGGCGCCGCAGCCGCCGGCGCCGAGCATCGACCAGTCGTCGTGCCCGGGGAAGGCCGGGTCCTGCCAGGTCGCGGGGGCGGCGCCGCAGCAGTCGCCCCGGTCGGTGTCGACCACCCGCATCCGGCTCACCACGTGCACGACGCAGCGGTTGACGTGCAGGGCGTACACCTCGTCCCCGGCCGCGGCACCCGACCAGGCGGGCAGGGAGGTGTGGACCCCGCTGAAGGCGACCGGTGGCCGTTCCCCCACCCGACCGGCCTTGCGCAGTGCACGGCAGGTGTCTTGGGTCCACAGGACGGTGAAGGCATCAGGCATGCAGCGATCCTAGGAAGGGCCACTGACGGTGGACCCGACCGCGCCCCCTGCCCCGAGCCTGCCGGCGCCGGCAGGCCGTCAGACCTGGGCCATGCCCCCGTCCGCGAAGAGCTCGACGCCGGTGATGAAGCCGGCGGCGTCGCTGGACAGGAAGACCGCGGCGGTGCCCATCTCGCGGGGGTCCGCGATCCGGCCGGTCGGGTTGCCCTCGCCCATCGTCCGGACGGCGGCCGGGACGGCCTCGGCGCCCTGGGCCATGGCCAGGGCGCTGCGCAGGGACTCGGTGTCCACCGCTCCCGGGCTCAGCACGTTGATCCGGACGCCGGAGCCCTTGATGTCCTGGATCCAGCCGCGGACGCAGGCGCGGACGGCGGCCTTGGACGCGCCGTACAGGCTCATCCCGGCCGGGGGCCGGATCGAGGCGGTGGAGCCGATGACCACGATCGTGCCGCCGGGCCGCAGCAGGGGCAGCGCCGGCTGCACGGTGAACAGGACGCCCTTCACGTTGACGGCGAAGGTCCGGTCGAACTCCTCCTCGGTGATCCGGTGCAGCGGGGCGTGGGCGCCGATGCCGGCGTTGGCCACGACCGCGTCCAGCCGTCCGTGCCGCGCGATCACCTCGGCGTAGGCGGCCTCCATGTCGGCGAGCTTCGAGACGTCCGCGACGATGCCCGAGCACTTCGGGCCGATCGCGGCGACCGCTTCGTCCAGCTCGGCCTGCCCGAGGTCGGTGATGACGACGTCGGCGCCGTTCGCCACGAACTCCTTGGCGACGGCGAGGCCGATCCCGGACGCTGCGCCGGTGACGACGGCGGTCTTTCCTTCGAGCGGACGGCTCATGTGCTTCTCCTATGACGGTTCGTCGGTGCCCGCCGAGCGGCGGGCCGTGGGTTCGAGGGTGTCGTGCGTATGCGGACGAGGGCTGTCCGGGCAGGCGGGATTCGGCTCCCGACGGGGCGGGCGGGGCATGGCCTAGAGTGAATGTGGAGGCGCCGCCGCTTCGCTTCAAGGTAAGCGGAGGCGCCTCCGGATAGCAAGCGGGGACGACAGGAGACTCGACATGGCCACCGACGCAGGGCGCCCGCTGCGCGCCGACGCGCAGCGCAACCGCGACAAGATCCTCGCCGCCGCGGTGCGCGTCTTCGCCGAACAGGGCCTGGACGCACACCTCGAACGCATCGCCAAGGAAGCGGGCGTGGGCACCGGCACCCTCTACCGGAACTTCCCCACCCGGGAACTCCTGATCGAGGCCGCCTACCGCAACGAGCTGAGCCGGCTCTGCGACGCCGTCCCCGAGCTGCTGGCGACCATGCCGCCGCAGGACGCCCTGCGGGACTGGGCGGGCCGCTTCCTCGACTACGCGAGTGCCAAGCTCGGCATGGCCGAGGCCTTGCGCGCCGTCGTCGCGTCCGGCGTCGACCCCTACGACCACAGCCGCCGGATGATGCTCGAAGCACTCACCTCGCTGATGGACGCCGCGGTGGCGACCGGCACCATCCGCTCGGACATCGGTCCGGCCGACATGTTCGCCGCCCTCAGCGGCATCGCCCTCGCCTCGGGCCGGCCCGAGCAGCGCACCCAGGCCGAACGGCTTCTCGACCTCACCCTGGACGGACTGAGCGCCCGCCGGACCTGACACCCGCCGCGGCCGGACCGGCCTACCGCCACGGCCGGACCGGCCTACCGCCACGGGGGACACGCAGGCCGGCCGGCCCGCCCCGGGGCTGGCTTTCGCGACGGCGGCGTTGTTGGCTGTCCGTCATGAAACCCAAGCTCCAGCTGACCGTCGACTGCGCGGATCCCGACCGGCTCGCCGCCTTCTGGGCCGCCGCCCTCGGGTACCGGGTCGAGCCCGCCCCCGCGCCCTTCCCGACCTGGCGGGCCTACTGGCTCGACCAGGGCGTGCCCGAGGAGGAACTCGGCACGGGGGACTGCAGCGACTCGATCGTGGACCCGGACGGCACCGGCCCGCGGATCTGGTTCCAGCAGGTGCCCGAGGCCAAGGCGGTCAAGAACCGGCTGCACCCCGACCTCGGCGTCAGCGGCGGTCGCGGCGTCCCGTTCGAGACCCGCCGGGAGCGGGTCCATGCCGAGGCCGCCCGGCTGGAGCAGCTCGGCGCCACCCGGCTGCGGAGCGAGGACTCGCCCGACACGGGCTCCTGCTACAGCGTCATGCAGGACCCGGAGGGCAACGAGTTCTGCGTGCACTGAAGGGGCTGTGGCCCGGGGACCCGCTCTGAGCCGGCGTGAGAACCCCTCCACCGGCGCGGGGTGGGGCCGCGCAGGCACGGCGCACCGCGCGGCGGGATCATTTTGCCTGGCCATGGTCGAACATTGGAGTTCGAATGGGCGGCGCGCCGGTGCTCGTTCACCGGATGTCCGTGTCCGGGCAATCCGGCGCTGCAAAAGTCCGGGCCATGGATATCCCACGCATGGGCGTGCCCGAGAAGCTCGCCGACCGTATGAGCATGGCGGAGCAGCACGAGTACCTCCGCAGCCGCTTCTCCCGCCGCCGGATGCTGCGCACCGGCGCCATCACCGTCGGCGCGCTCGCGGTCGGCGGCACGCTCGGCACCGGCAGCGCCTCCGCGGCGCCGCAGCCGGCCCCGGTCGCCACCACGGACGGCATCGACGGCTCGCTGGTCGCCCCGATCGGCCGTCACCTCTCGTTCGGGCCCGAGCCGGACACCCAGTTCCGGATCTCCTGGCAGGTCCCCGCGCCGGTCAAGAAGCCCTTCCTGCGCTTCGGCAAGCAGCCGTGGGACCTCAGCCACAAGGTCGCCGCCGAGGTGCGTGCCCTGCACACGCCGGCGCTCGTCCAGACCGGCGCGCCGGTCGACCAGTACTACCTGCACGTCGCGCTGGAGGACCTGCAGCCCGACACCACGTACTACTACGGCGTCGGCCACCAGGGCTTCGACCCGGCCTCCCAGCAGGCCGTCTCCACCCTGAGCACCTTCCGCACCGCGCCCGCCCGCGAGCACATGTGGGGCAAGGTCTACGAGCCGTTCACCTTTACGGCCTTCGGCGACCAGGGCGTCAGCGCCCACGCGGCCGGCAACGACCACATCATCCTGGCTCAGAACCCGGCCTTCCACCTGCACGCCGGCGACATCTGCTACGCCGACGCGGCCGGCTCCGGCCAGGACTCCGACAAGGCCGCGTTCAACGCCACCACCTGGGACGCCTTCCTCGCGCAGACCGAGACGGTCGCCTCCAAGGTCCCGTGGATGGTCTCCTACGGCAACCACGACATGGAGGCCTGGTACTCGGCGAACGGCTACGGCGGCGAGAACCACCGCTTCTTCCTGCCGGACAACGGCCCGGACCCGCGCACCGTCCCCGGCGTCTACACCTTCCGCTACAAGAACGTCGGCGTCATCTCCCTGGACGCCAACGACGTCTCGTACGAGATCCCGGCCAACCTCGGCATCTCGGCGGGCAAGCAGACCAAGTGGCTGGAGCGCCAGCTCAAGGACCTGCGGAACGACGAGACGGTCGACTTCATCGTCATCTTCTTCCACCACTGCGCCTTCTCCACCACCCACCAGCA
The sequence above is a segment of the Kitasatospora sp. NBC_00240 genome. Coding sequences within it:
- a CDS encoding serine hydrolase domain-containing protein encodes the protein MTELHDTLARHVGSGPLPGAVGLLAVGDRVEVAAVGSADVEGTVPMARDSIFRVASLTKPVVAAAVMMLVDDGRIALADPVDRWLPELASPSVVRTPAAPVDDVVPAARPITVFDLLTSRAGHGFPADFSLPAVGLLFSVLKQGPPQPQVIAPPDEWMAALAGIPLLHQPGEAWLYNTSSDIQGVLVARASGRPLPEFLAERLFEPLGMADTGFEVPSGKLGRFTGYYRTGPDGGPVLVDAPDGQWSSRPAFPSGAGGLVSTADDWLAFARMLLADGVAARASGPVAAGAAAGRRLLSAESVRQLTTDHLTARQKVDGELFLEGQGWGFGGSVDVEAIDPWNVPGRYGWVGGTGTAAHLTPSTGAVSILLGQLEMAGPTPPSLMRDFWRYAADA
- a CDS encoding LysR substrate-binding domain-containing protein, which codes for MELRQLEYLVTVAEEGNFTRAAEKLHVAQPGVSAQIRRLERELGQELLDRSGRSVRPTEVGAAVLPYARAALAAVQGVRLAVDELTGLLRGHVAVGTVTSHNVDLPGLLADFHHAHPAVEITLSEANSEQLLEGLRTGHLDAAVVSVGSDDPEGLGVLVLEDQPIVAAVGHDHELAVHQVISIDTLRGRPLISLPRGTGLRARLDEACAAVGFAPRIAFEASDPGLLAELAARGLGAAILPGAFATARADHLHVITIDRPPLRGRLVLAWRAEGPAGPAGRALLQRARRRLGSRTGGGEGEGSRTGGGEGEHPAG
- a CDS encoding nuclear transport factor 2 family protein is translated as MTENRTRATTPEDLARLFVERANARDAEGLAELYAQDAVLAYPAGASTVGREAIRAVCERMLEHAPLPFPVEQPLPTVRYGDLALTSTRDADGTGGRVQVARRQPDGTWLRIIDRPEVPAAG
- a CDS encoding (2Fe-2S) ferredoxin domain-containing protein encodes the protein MSRRNRAEKAAPPSPVTVTVCRGCCCGTETKHPGVDHGVQLERLRAGVGGSGQVRAVKCLDACAHSNVVVVSPSAEGRRAGGRPVWLGWVLADDMLDEITDWVRAGGPGLADPPGTLDLQEFAVSRRLREGLPG
- a CDS encoding SDR family oxidoreductase produces the protein MSRPLEGKTAVVTGAASGIGLAVAKEFVANGADVVITDLGQAELDEAVAAIGPKCSGIVADVSKLADMEAAYAEVIARHGRLDAVVANAGIGAHAPLHRITEEEFDRTFAVNVKGVLFTVQPALPLLRPGGTIVVIGSTASIRPPAGMSLYGASKAAVRACVRGWIQDIKGSGVRINVLSPGAVDTESLRSALAMAQGAEAVPAAVRTMGEGNPTGRIADPREMGTAAVFLSSDAAGFITGVELFADGGMAQV
- a CDS encoding TetR/AcrR family transcriptional regulator produces the protein MATDAGRPLRADAQRNRDKILAAAVRVFAEQGLDAHLERIAKEAGVGTGTLYRNFPTRELLIEAAYRNELSRLCDAVPELLATMPPQDALRDWAGRFLDYASAKLGMAEALRAVVASGVDPYDHSRRMMLEALTSLMDAAVATGTIRSDIGPADMFAALSGIALASGRPEQRTQAERLLDLTLDGLSARRT
- a CDS encoding VOC family protein is translated as MKPKLQLTVDCADPDRLAAFWAAALGYRVEPAPAPFPTWRAYWLDQGVPEEELGTGDCSDSIVDPDGTGPRIWFQQVPEAKAVKNRLHPDLGVSGGRGVPFETRRERVHAEAARLEQLGATRLRSEDSPDTGSCYSVMQDPEGNEFCVH
- a CDS encoding metallophosphoesterase family protein, which produces MDIPRMGVPEKLADRMSMAEQHEYLRSRFSRRRMLRTGAITVGALAVGGTLGTGSASAAPQPAPVATTDGIDGSLVAPIGRHLSFGPEPDTQFRISWQVPAPVKKPFLRFGKQPWDLSHKVAAEVRALHTPALVQTGAPVDQYYLHVALEDLQPDTTYYYGVGHQGFDPASQQAVSTLSTFRTAPAREHMWGKVYEPFTFTAFGDQGVSAHAAGNDHIILAQNPAFHLHAGDICYADAAGSGQDSDKAAFNATTWDAFLAQTETVASKVPWMVSYGNHDMEAWYSANGYGGENHRFFLPDNGPDPRTVPGVYTFRYKNVGVISLDANDVSYEIPANLGISAGKQTKWLERQLKDLRNDETVDFIVIFFHHCAFSTTHQHASEGGVREAWVPLFEKYRVDLVINGHNHVYERTDAILGNKVAKAVPSGATVEPAKDGVVYVTAGAAGRSLYSFDAPDTYEGHEDHQDSVNTYHFAQGGVKVTETVEWSRVRYTGYSFIKVDVTPAHLGQKSEMKVTALAENGTQVDHYTILRKVGEGWDSKTDDDGEGGGWGW